The following are from one region of the Microbacterium sp. cx-55 genome:
- a CDS encoding Fe-S cluster assembly protein HesB, which translates to MLTLTDNAATAVKTISSQIPTEGGGLRIRDTGPDTGFELALATTPETGDAVVETDGARVFVDSSASDALGDRVLDADISEDGSVRFALGVRD; encoded by the coding sequence ATGCTCACACTTACCGACAACGCGGCCACGGCGGTCAAGACGATCTCGTCGCAGATCCCCACGGAAGGCGGCGGTCTGCGCATTCGCGACACCGGCCCCGACACAGGCTTCGAACTCGCCCTCGCGACAACCCCCGAAACCGGCGACGCCGTCGTCGAAACCGACGGAGCCCGCGTCTTCGTCGACTCCTCGGCCAGCGACGCCCTCGGCGACCGTGTGCTCGACGCCGACATCAGCGAAGACGGCTCGGTGCGCTTCGCCCTC